From the Tachyglossus aculeatus isolate mTacAcu1 chromosome 21, mTacAcu1.pri, whole genome shotgun sequence genome, one window contains:
- the LOC119942170 gene encoding vomeronasal type-2 receptor 26-like, which produces MVNSLCTLKRNYASSYYQDGDVVIGGFLSLDVISTNIGIFKNITDRPLLPRDSVEYITKHYQHLLALEFAVEEINNDPSLLTNISLGFHIFNVHFQGMITAESSMALLSGKAEMVPNYNCEPERRDKLLAVIGGMNSEVTTPGSWLLGLHKLPQISYGPEDPTLRDKAYFPSLCQISESSSALPSGMSCLMKHFQWVGIGLLVSNDIRGETFTAILTEEMAKNVICVAYVYKITTGSVSTDVPLHLSLKKVQVYIGTGEQVHLDDPGWATSRCDILNYQILQNGTKLCVKVGESTPLATAGPDFTIREEKIM; this is translated from the exons ATGGTCAACAGTCTCTGCACCTTGAAAAGAAATTATGCCAGCAGCTACTACCAGGATGGAGATGTGGTGATTGGAGGATTCCTCTCTCTGGATGTGATCTCGACTAATATTGGTATATTTAAGAACATCACAGATCGACCACTTCTCCCTCGTGATTCTGTAGA ATACATCACCAAACACTATCAGCATCTCCTGGCCCTGGAGTTTGCCGTGGAGGAGATCAACAATGACCCCAGCCTGTTAACCaatatttctctgggcttccacaTCTTCAACGTTCACTTCCAAGGGATGATAACAGCCGAGAGTTCCATGGCTCTGCTCTCGGGGAAAGCCGAGATGGTCCCCAACTATAACTGTGAACCGGAGCGGCGGGACAAACTGCTGGCCGTCATAGGAGGGATGAATTCAGAGGTGACCACACCTGGCTCCTGGCTGCTAGGACTCCATAAGCTCCCCCAG ATCTCTTATGGTCCAGAGGACCCCACTCTCAGAGACAAGGcctacttcccttctctctgtcagATCTCTGAGAGTTCCTCAGCTCTGCCCTCCGGGATGAGCTGTCTCATGAAACATTTTCAGTGGGTCGGGATCGGCCTCCTGGTCTCCAATGACATTCGAGGGGAGACGTTTACCGCCATCCTAACGGAGGAGATGGCCAAGAATGTAATCTGTGTGGCTTATGTTTATA AAATAACCACAGGAAGTGTTTCTACTGACGTTCCG ctccacTTGTCCCTGAAGAAAGTTCAGGTCTATATCGGCACCGGTGAGCAGGTCCATTTGGATGACCCCGGCTGGGCCACCAGTAGGTGTGACATCCTGAACTATCAGATTTTACAGAACGGCACCAAACTCTGTGTCAAAGTGGGAGAGTCCACCCCCCTGGCCACAGCTGGGCCAGATTTCACCATCAGAGAGGAGAAGATAATGTAG